In Salvia miltiorrhiza mitochondrion, complete genome, the following are encoded in one genomic region:
- the orf124a gene encoding hypothetical protein — MHHVDRNRHFLYTSSRAAFMAIITSFSRGGHSMALFLVLFHRCRVPLFPVRESPFSKWARAKILMSGWLFNVSLPFASSSFRKPRPGSALVLFQVQSLFTLIIIKTSFFSFSPISHLILLIERE, encoded by the coding sequence ATGCACCATGTTGATAGGAATCGGCACTTCTTGTACACGTCCTCGAGGGCAGCATTCATGGCAATCATCACTAGTTTCTCCCGAGGAGGGCATAGTATGGCTTTGTTCTTGGTGTTGTTTCATAGATGTCGAGTGCCGCTTTTCCCCGTCCGAGAATCTCCATTTTCTAAGTGGGCGCGAGCTAAAATCCTTATGTCAGGTTGGTTGTTCAATGTCTCTTTACCCTTTGCATCTTCATCTTTTCGAAAGCCCAGACCCGGATCTGCATTAGTCCTATTTCAGGTGCAAAGCCTCTTTACTTTAATAATAATAAAGACCTCTTTCTTTTCTTTCTCCCCCATTTCTCATCTCATTTTGTTGATTGAAAGAGAATAA
- the orf121 gene encoding hypothetical protein gives MLDESAAFSVVLSHSCPPRRATRSVVLSHKISTPPACWPGESKFSSGQLSTQSSAKNTVESRNARCWCASCSQGKKSDKVQFRFDCLQHGSRLPKKSLGTMKKKDISVTKTIGGCIGEIQR, from the coding sequence ATGTTAGACGAAAGCGCCGCTTTCTCTGTAGTCTTGTCACACAGCTGCCCGCCTAGAAGAGCCACTCGCTCTGTAGTCTTGTCACACAAGATAAGCACGCCGCCCGCCTGCTGGCCGGGCGAATCGAAGTTCTCTTCCGGTCAACTGTCCACCCAGTCAAGTGCAAAAAACACAGTAGAATCACGCAACGCACGCTGCTGGTGTGCTTCCTGCTCGCAAGGAAAGAAGAGCGACAAGGTTCAGTTCAGATTTGACTGTTTGCAGCATGGGAGCAGATTACCCAAAAAATCCCTGGGAACAATGAAAAAAAAAGATATCTCGGTAACGAAAACTATAGGGGGCTGTATTGGCGAGATCCAACGGTGA